From the Eschrichtius robustus isolate mEscRob2 chromosome 3, mEscRob2.pri, whole genome shotgun sequence genome, the window CTGACATTTATTTATGTGACCTAGGGaagattattttacttttctgatgCTTAGCTTTCTAATCTGCAAAGGACAGTTAATAATATCTATCCTCTTTCTCATAACGTACTTGTGACAATGAATATCAAATGAGAAAGTTCACTTGGGGGTACTTTGTACATCTGAGCATGCTGTACAGATGTAAGAATGATCTATGTTTGTTTTCACTCTCATCCTTTGAAATGCCTGTAATAATAAATCATTTATTACACTAGTGACAGAGGATAAAGTGGAACGGCAGAGTGCCAGTCTAAGGGGGCCAACCAGTGGACACCAACCCCTCATCTCTGCTCCTGGAACGACAGCAGCTGAAACAGGGAAAAGGACTAACAAAAGCCCAGAAATCCCACATCTATCAGTGCGGGAGTTTCCCAGCCAAATAAGGAGATAACAATCCATTTTAGAGTGAAGATTAAATCAGTTCACGGGAAGAAAAATGGTGATGTAACTTTCTTTTATCTCTTGGCGCTCAAGAAATCCTGATTCACATTCTCATCACTTCTCTCCCGCAGGGCATTTCCATCAATCAGAGAAGGAGCGGGTATTCAGGTTTAGGAGTGAGCTCTTTACTGCCTCACCCGGGAGTGGAGAAGGGAACCTTCTCCGTCCTGGTTCAgtccttttctctctctataGGTTTTGGAGAGTTTGTAGAGGATGTGGGGTGGGAGTAGAGTTACTTCACATATGTAAAATTCAGACTGCAGACATGATATGACATACgtgaaatacatacatacatatacacatacatatgtgacAGAGGTGGCTTGAGAGTAGCAGAATAAACCCCCTCAATCTAATAAAGTGTATTTAGGGAAAAAAGTGGCCTTGTAAATCAGAGTTTATCCTCAGAGGAGCTTTTCTCCTGTCCAATATTATTGTGAAGAAAATTCTCCAAGTTTCCAGAGAGATTAGAAGAGCCCCTGGTCTTAGTCTGGTCCAGGATGGAGTTTGGATGAAAAAACCTGGATCTGGACGAAGGGATCAGCCCCCCTTTCTCCAGTCTCTCAAAGTCTGAGACATTGAGCTTCTCCGggagcgggggggtggggggaatggtggTGAGCCAGTGAGCCAGGTCTCGCCCATCTGCTCCCACCCAGGAGCCTTTGGGCACTGCCTCCATGTTGCCATCTTGTTTTGTCCCCTCTCCTGATCACTTCATCAGTGCACTGCTTTCCCCTGTCCCCCAAGAAGGGTACCCTTCTAATCCTTCTCTACGCCTACGTCAGCTCTTTCCCCACAGCCACTACTCTCCTCTAGTCCAGGATTTTTTAGCCTCAGGTCTGTTGGCTTTGGGAATCACACAATTCTCTGCggtgagggctgtcctgtgcactgtcctgtgcactgtcaaatgtctccagacattgtcaaatgtcccctgggggcaaaattgccccactgagaatcactgctctagttCCTTCTCCTTCACTTGAAGCCCCCGTTTGTTAAGCATTTACCATGTGGAAGATACCGGATGGTCCTTCATGTGTTTTATGTaaatgcttctcaaattttaatataCATAAGCATCACCTCGAGAGTTTTTAAAGTGCACCTTCTGGTTCAGTAGTTTCGGGGGAAGGGtctgagattttgcatttctaatgagcTTGCAGATTTTGCTGTTTTGCTGGAGCACAGactacactttgagtagcaaagcTCTATGTCATTGTGTCCTTGTGGCCCTATGAGGACtcggttttacagatgaggaagagaAGACTCAGAGAGCTCCTAGGGGCTCATCATGTTTTGGGCCCAGGTCTGCCTGCATGCAAAACGCGAATTCATAACCAGCGATCTCAGTTGTCGTGGGACCAAGGTCTTTGAGTTCTCCCCGtgttctcccttccctggggaatcTTGCTACGATAAGCTCAGCCAAGCCTGAGATGCAGACATGTGTTTGCCTGGAATGTCCATATTATATTACTCCTTCCTTAGACAGAATGAGCAGTTCATGACCCCAGGTGGATATTCTGGAGCCTGCTGAGCTGTCTCCATGACCTCATGCCTCTGTCCTAGCCTGCTCTGCTAATAGctcatccctcccaccctcctgccGATCGGTAGACAGTTGTCTAGGATCGCAGCTGCCCTAGGGGCTCACTTTTCCCCTCAGCTCACCTGTCTAGTCTCTCCAGCCCTCTCCTGCTTCCCTGTCATCTATTACCCCAATACTCTTACTTTGTCCTCTTCTCTGTCTCATAAATGCCTCTTGGCATCTTCTTCCCATCATAGTTAGGGATTTTTAGTAATGACCTAGACCCTGAAGGGGAAAAGGGTGGGTGATGTGGGCCCCTGCCTAGGACTAGAGGACAAGACTCAGGTCTTCCAGGAGCAAAGGACTCAAGCGTGGTCCCTGTAGCAGCAGGGGCAGCTGGCCAGCCTGCTGGCTGGGCATTGCATCATGTATTTGATTTACTAAAGAAAACAGACAACACTGTGAGTGTGATGGAGGGGAGGGGTGCTGGTGCCAGAGAGATTAAGGGTCGGCCACCTGGAGAGGTTGGAAAAGCTGTTCCTCCCAGGGTCCCCTGTTCTTCCTTCTCCACGGAGCCGGAAAAAGTTATCCTGCCCCTCACATCACATTTCTACTTCCATGGCTTTGCCTGGACCCAGGTTTAAGGAAACTCTTagaatgtgtgtgaaagaaggTAATTCAGAGCAGGGCTCGGCAACCTCTCTCTgcaaagggtcagatagtaaatattttcaactttgtgggccatatggccTCAAAGCTACTCATTCTCGTcactgtagcacaaaagcagccctagaccatatgtaaacaaatgggcatggctgtgtcccaataaaaatttatttatggacGCTGAAATTTTAATTCGCTCACTTTTATGTGTCACAAAACAcatgttcttcttttgatttgttttcaatcattaaaaaatataaaaacgaTCCTTCTGTCACCGGGCTAAGCCATTCTTAGCTTATTCTTGGCCGGTAGTTTGCCAATTCCTCATTCAGAGTCCAATGTTTCTCAAACGGTGTTTCCCAGGGTCAGGCTGGGTTAAAGAAAGTTGAACCCACGCCTGGCCCCCTGCCTCTACAGGGTACTATAGGTTTCCAAGAGGGTCTAGCAGGTGCCAGGCTTCTCTAATTTACTGACAGTGAAATCCCTAGTTGCATGGAGAGTCTTGCAGACAAGCATCCTTCAGGACTAGACTCTGTGGAACATGCTTTGGGAACACTGCTCCAGTCTGCCCCTCATTCTACACCCAGAGAACTGAAGGCTGAGTGCCTTGCTAGCTGGACACGTGGCCAGGTCTCTTGCTCCTGATGCTGCACTGCCGCATCCCCTGGGTGACCCCAGGCAGAGCAGCACCGCCGAGGCTAGACCACTAGCACACCAGGGCCCCCAACCTTCCAGACCTGGCCATGCACAGCAGCTTCCTTATTCTACTTGAACCTGAGAAGGGGCACATTTTGGTTGAGTGATTATACACCTGGGTGGCTGCATGTCAGGAAACACTCCTAAAATTCTTGTCCCTGACCGATTAAAGGAGAAGCATACCTTGGCCATCCTTGGCCTCTGGGTTACTGTTGCATCATTAAATAGGGCTTAATTATTGAGTGATCTTAGCAGTAAGGAGACTAATGTACTCTGTACAGTAATAATTGGTTTACCTGTGTATAGGGGTTACAAAGCACCTCTGTGTCACTTTCGCATTTGCTCCTTACACCTGCCCTCTGAGGGTGGCGggatggatttttgtttgtttgcttggtttAATTTTATGGAcgtagaaactgaggcttgaggtAGCTAGACAACCTGCCCCTGGCACACTGACAGTGGCAGAGCTAGAACTCAGACCCAGGTCTCACCTCACCTCAGAGGCTGCTTTCTCCATTGCCCCATTGTCTCAGAGTGAAGGGTGACTAGGCAGTGAAGCAATTTTCTAGGAAAGCATGAccaatttccctttctccacctccctcttcttcctccgCCCCTCCCCCGCAGCCCCCGTATATAGGAAGCTCCACAAAGCCTGGCTTGCCTGCGCACCTTTACTTTTGAAGCAGCTTCCATAGCTGGAACAGGAGCCTTCCATTCACAGCTACACCCTGATCGGTGAATGGTCGGGGTGCCTGCCCAACCCTCTTCCTCTACAACAGGAGCCAGCCACCTCTAAACAGCAAACCCTCAAGCATCACTTCTAGGACCTGAGGTGAGTGATGGGAGAGTCTTGAGTACTTGGCTTTGAAGCCTTACACCGACCGCTGCTCTACTGGGaatgggggctgggggatggcAGAAGTCAACTTTTCCAGTGTTTATGTAAGGGTGAGATATACCATGAAGCTGAGCTACTTTCTCAGGTTTAACACCAAGAAGAATTTCGGCTGGAGGAGAGGAAGGCCAGGAGGATTATGAGGCCTAGAGATGAATTTGCAAGACAGGCTGCAGATCCTGTGGAGTTTGACAGAAGGGAATGGAAAGACTCTGAGTGAGAGGCTGAAGCACAGAGCTGCATGACAGGACAATGGGTGCTGGCCCTGGGCCCGCTTCTCTGGCCCATATGTTGGCAGGCACTCCAGAGACAGGCCTTCTCCCGGCTTCCTGCCCCGTCTAGGGGTGGAAGACTGAGCGTCCTCAGGTGTGAGACCAGGGCCAGGagtaagaaagggagggagggactgagctctgaggcaagaaggaaggaagaaaagcaaaggacAAAGAAGTCAGGGAGAAGAACTCTCTGCATACAATTATGATAGACAGACAATGGAGTTCCCTTCCTCTAGCTTGGGGCTCTTCACAGAGTCTTTCAGTGGAAGGTTTTAAAGGTGATTCATCTGGAAATCTGATTCTTCCTCTTGTTCAGCTACCTGAAAATTTAATTCTTAGAGTCAAGAGCCAGTCGGTCAGTTGAGGTGGCATAGTGAATGTGTGACCGTAACCTATCAATCAGCTAGCCCCTCCCTGTAGGTCAGGATTAAACCCATGGCCCCTCATGAGTCAGAGGTGGCCTTCTCCTGGGGGATGGGAGAAAGACCTGTCCACGTGTGCCCGGTGGCTTAAGGGCAGAACTCAGACAGGCAAATGCCTAGTTAAGCTCTCTATCCTGCTGAGTTTGGGCCCCCTATATGAGTTCTTTGGCACATTATAAAAGAGTGAAGAAATGGCACTCCtcatttcttcactctttttggtCAAATTCTGACTAGCAGGTTGTTGGCTAGAGTTGACTGTAACAGAGCAAGGAAGGAggtgcagggtgtgtgtgtgtgtgacatggatggggggtggggggcaggtagCGGGAAAGCCAGATCAACGGGTATGAGACTGCAGGGCAGAAAGAACCTTGCCCCACCCCAGGGCACCTCAGCAAGGCCACATGTTTGAATTATTCTAACACCGGGAACCCACTCTAGTTTCAGGTTTCCCATCTGTGTGTCCCCGAGGCTGGCCGAGGCAGAGCCAAGGAGCATTACTCTGGGGTGTACCCCTGCCGGGGCAGAGGGCCTGCCTCAGAGCGATGCCCCCCTTTCTTCCAGCAGGATCCTCCTGGTCCTTCCCCTGCTGCAGATGGGCTCTCCTGTGCACATGGCTGCCCTTCCCTGCCTGAGTCTGATCCTGCTTTTCTGGAGCCAGGGGCCAGGGGTCCAGGGCCAAGAATTCCAGTTTGGGCCCTGCCAAGTAGAAGGGGTAGTTCTTCAGGAACTGTGGGAGGCCTTCCAGGCCATGAAGGACATTGTGGTGAGTGAAGCATTGTTCTGAAGCCAGCCATGGGGGTGATTCTGGGTAGAGGATAATATTTTATGATTACGGAGCCTTTTGCCGCTTGATCGTCATTTTCCTATCCAGGAGCTTAGTGAAGTCAGGGGTATCACAAGTCTACATTTCCTCTTGcccttggggaaactgaggctcagaaagatgtGGCCAGTCTGTAGGAAAAGAAACAGCCCACGAGGAATAAAGAAGGGAGCCCGATTCACTTGAGCTTCATCTATGTCCCAGGGTTACATGAGATTCCACCAATGGGAAGTCATGGGAAATCCTTTGAGACCCACTAGAGTTTTCACCTACTGCTTTGCCAGCTCCTACTAGTCCGTTCCCACCTGCTCAGGCCTTGAGTAAAGGTCGAAGAATGTTTAGTGCTGAGTTGGGAAAGAATGGTTAATAGAGCTTGTGACATGTACTCCTTAAAGGACAATCCAGATGCAAGGTAGAATGAAGGAGCTTGATGAGGCAGctagggaagaggggagggtgcTGCATTGGAGACAGGGCACCTATGTATGATCTTCACCTTGAAACCAACCCGTACAGCAACCCCTACCTTCGCCCccatcagtttccttatttgcacAATGAGGAGGTGGGACAAAGGAGCTCTAAAACTCCTTCCTCTCAAGCATTCTTTGGCTCAAAATTCAAGAACTGGGATGAGTGGTGGGTTGCAGGGGAAGCTCCAAGGGGCAGCCCCCCGACCCGCCCCAGAATATGCAGGTAACATCCCGCTCCTAGTGGCTCTTAAACCACATGGGCTTATTTCTTCCTGCCTCAAGTGACCAAAGGAATCAAACACGTCCTTCATCAAAGCTCTAAGAGCTCTTGGGATTTCATCTGCCCCTGGGGGCCAAGATTGGTGATTTTCTGGGCTGGGAACCTTGAACCCCTACCCCAGGGGCCAGCTCAGCATGGCCTTTCCTGGGTCCTCCCTCTGGCCTCTGAGATCTCACAGACTGGATAGATTTAGGGGTCTGGGGAAGCAGCGTGTATTTGCAAAGTTGGTTTCTATGCTGACCCCCAACCTGGAGACATCTGTTCTTTCTGTTCCCAAAGCAAGCTCAGGATAATATCACGAGTGTCCAGCTGCTGCGGAAGGAGGTTCTGCAGAATGTCTCGGTAATCAGATGCTGGGGAAGGATGGTGCCTCCTCTGGGTGGCTGGTCTTCTATGGGTGACGCTGAGGGGTTGTCTAGGGGAGGCTGACAGAAGACTTCACTTCTGCCCTGGGCTGAGCCTGCACAGGACAGGGCTTGGTAGTGAGCCAGAGAAGTAATATCTGGGGTTGTCACCTCAGTATCTGGGGTATATGAACATATGGCATGAGGAGAGGGGCGGGGATTGAGGCTTGTAAACCTCTGTCTCCATTTAGCCAGAGTTGCCATCAATCTAGATTTCTCTTTCGCTTTTGTTGGCCCAGTGAGCATGTGCTTAGGCCACTTCCATGCCCCTACTTTTTTCTCACCTGTTACTCATCACCCATCTAGGCAGTGAGCACAAACGACTGAGCCCTGATCCCTGAGAGATGCTGAGCTTCCCTCTGTGGCGCTTCAGAGGGCCAGTGTGCAATCCCTGTGCTCAGGGAtactagttttcttttctcctcatttCTTCTCCTTCCAAGCCTTTTCCCTGCCGACTCTCAACCAATCAAGATCTGGTGCTTTTCAAGGTCCATCACCGCCCAGAGCTATTAGAGAGGCCATGTGGTATAGAAGAAAGAATACTAACCAGATGGGAGTCAGGAGTCCTGGGGGCTAGGCTGTGTCTGCCACTGACCGGCCGTGGGACCCTGGGTGAGTCCCTCACTTTCTGGGTCTGCGGTTCCTCCTGTCAAACAAAGGGGCCTGAAGGCTCCTTAAGATCTAACATTTATCAGCATCTCCTAGAGGATCGCTGCCTCTACTGTGCTTATCTTGCCTTGCGTGGCACGTGAGTGGTTCATCCAGGGCTGGGGCGGGCAGAGGCCTTGGCTCCGCAGtgaccctgcccctccccaggagGCTGAAAGCTGCCACCTCATCCATGCCTTGCTGAAGTTCTACTTGAACACTGTCTTCAAAAACTACCGCGATAAGGCAGTTGAATTCAGGATCCTGAAGTCATTCTCTACTCTGGCCAACAACTTTATTGTCATCGTGTCCAAACTGCAAGCCAGTGTGAGTAGAACAAGGCTGGGACTGAGGCCCACAGGAGATGCTATGTTTCCAGAAGACTCGTCTTCCCTTATTTGGCCCTGGCTTTTATGCCACGACAGAGAGCTGCAGGTGTCATGgaaaagagcacaggctctggacacCAGCAGTTCTGGGCTCAAATCAAGGTCTGCTTCTAACCAACTGGGTGTCCATTTGCAAGGTggtcaacctctctgagctttggttttcttatctataaaatgctgATAATCACCCCTACGTGGCAAGACTACAGTGAGAATTAAAGGACGCAGTCCCTGCTGCATGGTGGGAGTTCAGCATTGGCCACCTTGGGGACGTGGGATTCGGAGCTGTCCTCTTAGGCCTGGGGCACCCCTTCGGCGTCCTTAGGAAGGAGTGGGAGGGGCCTTGCCTCTGCTCCTACCCGACACTTggcacacttttttttctgttatccAGCAGGAGAAGGAGATGTTTTCCATCAGTGAGAGTGCACGCAGGCGGTTTCTGCTGTTCCAGCGAGCATTTAAACAGGTAATCAAAGCCAGGAACTGCCCAGCTGGAAGTAGACTAGCCTGAAGCGTCACACGACTGTTCCTCGGGGACCGAGTGCAGAATCCAGTGCAGCTGACTCCACCTGGCTGGCCCCAAAGCCACCTTACTTAGAACAGCTGTAGCTGCGTCAATTGCTATATACTCTGCATAAATACCACAAATGGCAGCCTATTTCTCTGCTAGTTTTCAAGTTAAAGTGCTATTGTATCTCTCTACAAGACGATTTCACTACCAAGGACATTCCCAAGTGAGAGTTTTATGGGTACTTGAGGTGGGTGATTGGAGTCAGAagtgagggggaaggaagggagaaccCCCAAGCACAACACACATTGCTTGTTTTCCATGATGTTCAAAGGGTCTAGTCTGTGAAAAAGAATTACGGGAAGTATGTTGCCTTTTCCTAAATTAAGACAACAAAGAAAATCCCAATTTCATACCCAGCTCCCCCCCAAAGCAAATACAATTTTgatcattttttgaggaacagaTATCCCAGTTTATAAATAAGTGGTGAAGAgcaataatatacaagggaaagGGGCCAccccggcctcagtttcctcatctgcacagtGGTCTCAGGGGATGGACGGAATCCACCCTCCCCTGGGATTCTGATTCTTAGTGTCAGGGACTCCAGatgcttttcccttgctccttatCCGCTGCCACTCACCAACCCATCTGTCCTCACCTCCGAAGCAGACAACACTCATAGACGGGGAATAATTGATGGGTAGGTGACTTTGTCAGAGGCCATCCCAAAGGGGACTCAGCCCATGATTTGGAGTCAGACCGGGTTCAGGTGTTGGAAGGAAACCTATTCTTGTGGCTAACATGACAGATCTTCAACTCTCCTTTCCCTTTAGTTGGACAGAGAAGCAGCTGTGACCAAAGCCTTTGGAGAAGTGGACATTCTCTTGACCTGGATGGAGAACTTCTACCAGCTCTGAAGGCCTAGGCCAGGATACCCTCCTCGTTCTCTGTGTCATTTCAAACAAGCGTCCCTCCCCATGATGTTCTCTGGGTGCTTCACATCCTCGACCGTGGGCCCCATCCTTGGCCCAGGCTTACCCTCAAAGACTTCATTCTTCAAGTGACCCCAACAACAGTCGTGGAAGGTTCCCTTGGGTGCTGCGAATAATCTACAAAGCAGattcttatatttattataacGCTATTTAATTCCTATCAGTGTTTTAACCGATGCCATATTTATTTGTCAGAATGAAAGTTCTGTGAAGGCAGCAACGACAGTGCCCCATGCTTCTCTCTGATCCTCCACAATCCTTGCCACCACGTGGGGTAGAGGATGGGTGCTCAGCAAATGCTTAATAAATTGGATTTCTTTTAACCTGTCTTTGAATTGTTGAGGAACAATGAGGGATGTTGGGATGTGAAGTTGAACTTTAGGGCACGGAAATCACATTGTCATGACACCTTGCAGGGGTCATCTGCAGAGCactggggtgagggtgagggcactggtttgaaatataaatgataaaagaTATAACGCAGGGGTGTGCCCAGAACAAAGCAGACTCTCCCTAAACACTGCATTTCTTGCCCACACTCCCCACCTCACTCCCACCATCCCTGCCCCTTGAGTGCTCTCTTTCTTATCCTACTCACTCTTCCCTTATCTGCCACTTGGGAGGGTGCCAGTGTCAAGCTGACCTCGTGGATGGTGTCATCATACCTGGATGACAGGTATGATGGTGGTGTGAATATaatttagggttaggttagggttagggttatgtgtTATCCCATCTGTGATGACATTCCCTGCTCATGAAAAGCAGGCACCTCGGGAACCTTTCCTTTCTGTCACTGGACCAGTGCCCAGAGAAGCTGACTCGTGTGTCTGGGAAAGGCCTTCTTCCTAAAAGCAAGACTGGACATTCTCTAGTCTCGAGCTCTGACTGAACTTTGTAGTTGATTGCAATCCAAAGATATAATGTCTGCCTAACTCTGCCCTTGTTCAGAACACTCAAGAGGATGAATATATGTAGGAGGTGGGATGTCTCTTCTTCCATGGCGTGAGTGCTCTTGCAGAACAACTGGCCTTCCAAGAATCCCATATCCTTGCTCTTCCCCACCTGGCTATAAGCCACCTGGACTGGCAAAGAGAGGAGGTGCATTTCTGAAAGCAGAGAGATGTAATGGCTTTGGATAGCTCAAATAGACCAAGGCTAAGATAAATGCACACATTTCAGTGCATGGAAGAAGGATAAATAGATGACAAAAACTATTCTATTTCTGAAAGAGGGGGAGTGCTGGAGTCAGGGTACTTAGTGCATCAAGGGAGGAAGACTTAGAGTAAAGAGGGTATCCACATATATCACTAGCACTAACAAGCATGGTTCTGAAAATTTACAACCCTTCATCACATCAAAATAAATTGCCCTCACCATAGGACTCCAGACAAATAGAAGATCACTAGTAAATGCCAGCCCTAAGATCAGGGCAAAGAGGTTGTAAGGGGTGTTTCATAACAAGGTCCCTTCCTAGCTCCGGGCTGAAGCATGTCCTCACAAAGAAGTTCAGGCACCTTCTATTGGCGGGAAACCCAAGACCGAGAAGGGCTTTCAAAGCAACAGCTATGCCTAGGCTCCAGTCCAAGGCCATGTGGTCTAGAGCCAGGGCAGCAAAGACCGTGTGATCAAAGACACTCTGCAAATCCCACAGCCTGTTGCATGGCTTGGAAAGGAAGCAAGTGGCATCAGGACAAATGCTCTGCATTCCCAGAGCCCACCTGAAAACCACAGGGGGCTGCAAAAGTGTCCAGgaagagctgggggaggggggactgaGCAGTGCTCAGGGCAAACAGACAGGGATGAGACTCGAGGTGGGACGTGGGAGTAATGAGGGTTCTGAAAACGGATGGAGCGGGCGTTGGAAACCAGCAGACAGACAAGACTCATTGGCACCAAGGTCTGGGCCCAGGGGGACAGCTGGAGAGCTGAGTCAGGCAGGGAATATTGACGTAGTCATCGGAATCCGTGTCCTCCATCTCGGCAGCAGGCTGGTGGCAGAAGCTCACGTATTCACAGCTGATGTTCACAGATGGGGCATGGAGCCAGGGGGTTTCCGACACCTGGGAACAACCAGGGAAGCATCACTGGATCTGGGTAGGGTGATCGTAGCATCGACAGCAGGcaatggggcggggtgggggggaagcatgCATGTGGTTGCTGTCTTCTAGAAGGCAAAATACAGCGGTGGTTGAGCTCCATCAGGTGGCTCAGTCCTGGGGATTTTCAGGGTGGCGTGTCAACCCCAAATAACTGGAAAACACTTAGATCTAACGTGACAGGAAATGCCTTAAACGGGGCTCGGACTCAAATCATGTGACTGAGCACGGGTCTGAAGGAGAACCATCTGCCGGAGGAGTTTCCCCTCTGGGATTAGATGATGTGACTCGCGGAATGAATATGCGTCTTCTCGGGGGAGTTATCAGAAGTAGGATGAGTCATCCTCTGCACCTCCATAGGGCTTTTATTCCATGGAGAGCTTGTGACGTGACGTGACAGTGCATTCCAGGAAGGAGCCGGCTGGTGAAGCAGAGGAAGGTGGCAGGCCATGTGGAACTCCACTCCCCCAGAAAGAAAGTCCAGGATCATCTGCCTTCAGGATGGGTCAGTTCTCGGAGGACAGGGCTATGCCCTGACTCTAACACGGCACAACTACTGTAATATCCGCCCAGGAAGGCTGCAGTAGGGAGAGTCACACATCTTGAACACAAGCGCTGAGAACCAGAAGTTCAGCCCCCTGAACATAGTAGGCACGGAGTGAGTGCTCGCTGAAAGGAGCTGTTACTTTCTGTACTTTACCAGAGAGGGAATGAGCAGCCGCTTGCTTCCAAAATGCATCTCCCACTGCCTGATACAGTGCCTCATTTGAGGTTTCTTtggcttaaaacattttaaaacgtCACTCCCTGTGAAGGCTTAAAATGCTCAGTCATTAATCATAGGCACCTGGTTGTGAACTTGTTCCATCAAGATTTTTATCCctgatggtgggaatgtgagTTTCAAGCAGGGAGGAAGGGTAAAATCTGAGCAAGGTACTGGCCCAGGTGAGGGCACGTGCGGTCACAGAGCAGTTCCAGAGAAAAGGGCTGAGGTAAGTGTAGAGCAGATGGGCACCGCCGGACCTACCTAAGCTACTGTGAACCTTCTCCAGCGGGGCTGAGTAAGGGCAAGCTCAAGAAGCTGGCCATGACGGGGGCAGAGCTGCTGCTTGTTGCCAGGCATCACTCTCCCCTTTTTAGCAAGGCACGGTTGCTGAGCCAGGGATACATTCTTCAGCCTCCCTTTAAGGCAGCTGTGACCACGTGACTAAACTGTGCCCAGTGGGATGCAGGTAGAAGTGATGTGTGAAATTTCAGGGTCATGGTCTTAAAAAAGcaactttctctttctccctcccatgCGCTGGGATGCAGGCATGGTGCTGGGGATTGAGCATTGACCATGGACGGATGGACGCGGCAAGACTCCAGGGGATGGTGCGGCAACAGGCAGAAGGCATTTGAGTCCCTGGATGACCCCATGGCTCAGGCCACCTCCTCCTGGCTCCCGGCCTTTGCTTGAGAGGAAGATAGGCTTCCATGTTGTGGGCCGTGGTTTAGGGTTTGCTGCATTAGCTTAGCCTACACCCCCTAACTAAATCAGGGACACTTGCCACACTTAGTTTTTACTGGTTCCTGAAGTAATAATGTTTCCGCTATGGTAGGCTGCTTTAgagaataaaatgggaaatttggGAGAACAAACACGAACGAATAGTTTAAAGGTTTTTCACACATCTGCCAAATGGCCATCGATAGAaagatcagaagaaaaaaataaaaaattagaaagatgAGTTCCCTATGTCCAAACC encodes:
- the IL24 gene encoding interleukin-24 — its product is MGSPVHMAALPCLSLILLFWSQGPGVQGQEFQFGPCQVEGVVLQELWEAFQAMKDIVQAQDNITSVQLLRKEVLQNVSEAESCHLIHALLKFYLNTVFKNYRDKAVEFRILKSFSTLANNFIVIVSKLQASQEKEMFSISESARRRFLLFQRAFKQLDREAAVTKAFGEVDILLTWMENFYQL